From a single Candoia aspera isolate rCanAsp1 chromosome 2, rCanAsp1.hap2, whole genome shotgun sequence genomic region:
- the RXFP3 gene encoding relaxin-3 receptor 1, giving the protein MDALCEYSYCSLAAGMKEAGAAELSPFPSLLEDRLLSNGTNESLQELWRSFLNLERADGLQGGSSVLLRIFISIIYSVVCALGLVGNVLVLYLMKSKWKKSSINLFGTCLAVTDFQFVLTLPFWAVENALDFTWLFGKIMCKMLSYVTAMNMYASVFFLTAMSIARYHAVASALKSRRQGGLLDGCSSAKWLCALIWVLAILASLPNGIFSTTSTIFGEELCLVKIPDSQGNNTPFWLGLYHAQKVLLGFLLPLGIITLCYLLLVRFISDRHVGAGSCGPSTKRRSKVTKSVTIVVLSFFLCWLPNQALTTWGVLIKLNLLHFSHAYFLSQAYLFPITVCLAHSNSCLNPIFYCLMRREFRKALKKLLWRIASPSTTTMRPFTATTKPEQEEQALKNLMTIKPARSCAALPHPAVAGDVPDTICYPPGVVVYSSYSNILPSITSTELHC; this is encoded by the coding sequence ATGGATGCCCTGTGCGAATACAGCTACTGCTCGCTGGCAGCTGGCATGAAAGAAGCAGGAGCAGCGGAACTCAGCCCTTTCCCCAGCCTGCTAGAAGACAGGCTGTTAAGCAACGGCACCAACGAGTCCCTGCAGGAGCTCTGGAGGAGTTTCCTCAACCTGGAGAGAGCAGATGGGCTGCAGGGGGGCAGCTCCGTCCTCCTACGGATCTTCATCTCCATCATCTATTCTGTGGTGTGTGCCCTCGGTTTAGTGGGCAACGTACTGGTGCTCTACCTGATgaaaagcaaatggaagaagTCCTCCATCAATCTCTTTGGGACCTGCCTGGCAGTGACCGATTTCCAGTTTGTCCTGACCTTGCCCTTCTGGGCGGTGGAGAATGCTCTGGATTTTACCTGGCTCTTTGGAAAAATCATGTGCAAGATGCTCTCCTATGTGACAGCCATGAACATGTATGCCAGTGTCTTCTTCCTCACTGCCATGAGCATTGCCCGCTACCATGCTGTGGCCTCTGCCCTGAAAAGCAGGAGGCAAGGAGGGCTCTTGGATGGCTGCTCTTCGGCCAAATGGTTGTGTGCACTCATATGGGTCCTGGCCATTCTAGCTTCTCTGCCCAACGGCATCTTCTCCACCACCTCCACTATCTTTGGTGAGGAACTATGCCTGGTCAAGATACCTGATAGCCAAGGCAACAATACACCATTCTGGTTGGGGCTGTACCATGCCCAGAAGGTCCTGCTGGGCTTCCTATTGCCTTTGGGCATCATCACCCTTTGCTACCTCTTGCTGGTGCGTTTCATCAGTGACAGACATGTGGGTGCTGGTTCCTGTGGGCCAAGCACTAAGCGCCGATCCAAGGTGACCAAATCAGTGACCATTGTAGTACTGTCCTTCTTCCTTTGCTGGCTGCCCAACCAGGCACTAACCACCTGGGGTGTCCTCATCAAGCTGAACCTTCTGCACTTCAGCCATGCCTACTTTCTCTCTCAGGCATACCTTTTCCCCATCACAGTCTGCCTGGCACATTCCAACAGCTGCCTCAATCCCATCTTCTACTGCCTCATGCGTAGGGAATTCCGTAAAGCACTCAAGAAACTGTTGTGGAGGATTGCTTcaccctccaccaccaccatgcGTCCATTCACTGCTACCACCAAGCCTGAGCAAGAAGAGCAGGCATTGAAGAACCTAATGACCATTAAGCCTGCAAGAAGCTGTGCTGCTCTTCCTCATCCTGCTGTAGCAGGAGATGTTCCTGATACTATCTGCTATCCCCCCGGAGTGGTGGTGTACAGCAGCTACTCTAATATCTTGCCTTCCATCACCTCCACTGAGCTGCACTGTTGA